The following DNA comes from Kaistia sp. 32K.
ATGATCCGGGCGGCCTTCACCTGCCAGATCGGCGCCTTTTGGGGCTTCTCGCGGCAGGGTTCGCAGGCGGTGTAAACGCCGCGATAGAAGGTGGTCGTCTTGCCCTGGTCGCGAAGCGCCTTCTCGGCCGCGAAATGCGTCTGGGTCGGCGTGTCGAGCCGCAGCGCATTGACGAAGCCGGTGGCGAAATCGTCGGTGATGTCGATCGTGTCCGCGGTCACGGTGGCGCCGGTGCGGTCGACGATCTTCACGCGCCCTTCGGCGCGCATCTTTTTGTTCTTCTGGTCGTAGGTGACGCGGTCGGCTTCGAGCGTGTAGCCGTCGTAATAGATCTTGACCCCGCCGACGGCCGAAACCGCCGACTGGTCGTAATCATAGACGAGCTGATCGGACTCGAGCACCATCTGCCCGCTGCCGGACGGCTTGGGCAGCGTGTCGAGACCGAAGCCGAGCGTGCCGGGGTTCGATTGCGCCAGCGCCGTGTCGGGGAGGGCGGTTCCGAGGCCAAGCGTCGCCGCGATGACGAAAATGCCAAGCCTACGCGCCAAACGCGCGACGTAACCGTGCCTCGGGAGAGGAGCGGAAACAAACATCATCCGTCCTCCCGATGAAGAAGCACTGTGACACTTAACAAGATGGCGATGGCAGCGGGAGTCCAAGCGGCAATCATCGGTGACACGACGCCGCTCCTCCCCAAACCCCTAGCCAATTCCGTGACCACATAAAGCACGAAGCCTACCGCGACACCAGTCAAAATCACCTGCCCGAGATCGCGCGAACGGGAGAACCGGAGCGACACTGTGGCTGCCACGAAAACCATGGCGAGGAACAGCAGCGGCTGCGCCAGCAGGGATTGGAACTGCATTTCATACGCGTCACTCGGAACAGCCGATTTCTTTGAAATTTCAACAAGTTGAGGCAAAGACCAGAACGACACTGTCTCAGGGTCCGCCAGCCTCTGGCTGACCTGATTTGCATTCAGATCGGTTGGCAGACGAAACTCCGCGACCGGCTCCGGACGGCTGCCCGCCTGCAGGATCGTAGCGTTGCGGAACACCCAGTCGCCGTCCTCGAAATCAGCTGTGGATGCATCGATCCGACGGGCCAGGGAACCGTTCGATTTGAACACGAACGCCGAGGCGTCGACGAGCGAAAGACCGCGATTGAGGCTCTGCCGCGCGCCGATGATCGAGGAGCCCTCGCGCCCCGTCTGTCGCATCCAGACGGGCCAGTCGGATGATTCGGCCGAGGGGACGACCTCGCCGGCGGATCCCGGCGTCGCCTCCGGCTCCGGCTCGGCCGTCTTGCTCGCTTCGAGCTTCGAGGCCTCGATTCGCGTTCGCTCCTGCGCCAGCTGGTTGCCGAGCAGGATCGATCGCTCCTTCAACTCTGTGGATATCGGATTGAACACGGTGGTCGCGAACACGCCGATCATCACAGCGACCAGGCCGGCCGGCAGCAGGAACTGCCAGGCCGAGACGCCGGCCGCGCGCGCCACCACCAGCTCGAGCTGCCGATTCGCCATCACGAAGCTCGCCATTGAGGCGAACAGGATGGTGAAGGGCAGGGCTCGCTCGATGACGTTGGGAACGCGCGCGAGCGAGACGAGGAGATAGAGGAAGGCATCGAAGCCCTCGCGCCGGGCGGCGCGCCGCGCCAGCTCGAGATAGTCGATGAAGGCCATCAGTACGAAGACGACGATGAAGATGATCAGCGCGGTCTTGGCGAAGCGTCGGGCGAAATAGAAGCTGAGCGTAGGATTGCGGAACATGTCTTACATTCCGCTCCCGGCCGAAGGGCGCGGTCCGATCCGCAGGCGATTGGCGATCCGCTGCGCGAGATCCGTCACCGCCGAGGCGATGCTGTCGGAAGCGGTCAGGCGGACGGAGCTGTAGACGGCGACGAGCGACAGCAGGATGAAGACGATCGGCAGCGCATAGAGCGCCGGGATCAGGCGCGTGTCGTTGGCGGCGAGGCTGGCCAGAATCAGGCCGCCGATGCGCACGCCGGTCGCGACGGCGATCGTGCCCAGGATGACGAGGCTGCGCCCCTGGCGAGTCGTCTGCGCCTGGCCGAGGGCTGCCACCGGCAGGATGGCGAAGAGGATGGCGTAGAGCGGCGCCGAGAATCGGTCATGCAGCTCCGACGTGAAGGAGCCGGGCCGCTTCTGATATTCGGGATCGTTGGGATCCGGCGACATCAGGAAGGCGGTGCTGCGTTCGCCGGCGGTAAAGGCGGGCAGGGTGGTCTTGCTGC
Coding sequences within:
- a CDS encoding LptF/LptG family permease — translated: MFRNPTLSFYFARRFAKTALIIFIVVFVLMAFIDYLELARRAARREGFDAFLYLLVSLARVPNVIERALPFTILFASMASFVMANRQLELVVARAAGVSAWQFLLPAGLVAVMIGVFATTVFNPISTELKERSILLGNQLAQERTRIEASKLEASKTAEPEPEATPGSAGEVVPSAESSDWPVWMRQTGREGSSIIGARQSLNRGLSLVDASAFVFKSNGSLARRIDASTADFEDGDWVFRNATILQAGSRPEPVAEFRLPTDLNANQVSQRLADPETVSFWSLPQLVEISKKSAVPSDAYEMQFQSLLAQPLLFLAMVFVAATVSLRFSRSRDLGQVILTGVAVGFVLYVVTELARGLGRSGVVSPMIAAWTPAAIAILLSVTVLLHREDG